The nucleotide sequence TTTATGTCTGTTCCTTTTTGAACAAAGGTTATTTGATTATTCTCAACTATAATTATTCCCATATCGATTTGATCGCTTTCTAAAGCTTGGCTTAAAGAGTTTTTGTCTTCAAAAATTAACACTTGATAAGGAAGAGCTTCTACAATTTCCTCTTCAAAGTTACCAGCGATTCCCAATTTATACTCAACACTTTGGTCAGTCTCTGTACCAAAAATAATCCCAAAAAGAAACATCAATAGAACGGGTAGAAGAAGAGTAAAGAACACTTCGAAACCATTTCTAAAGGTTTCTTTATAAAATATACTCACTAAAGAAAATATGCGTTTATTTTTCACAATAAACCATCCCCTTATAACTCATTGAAAAGATTGAGATAGATGCCACCATCCAGATAACAGGGACGATTATATTAACAGGGACAAGAACATTACCAGTCATCAACTTCCTCATCCCATCTACTAAATAAGTAACAGGGTTAAAATAAACGTACCATCTTATAAACCAAGGTGTATTAGTCACCTCAAAATAGAATCCACTTAAAAAAATGGTCGCTTGATATATGACCTGAGAAATTGCTTCGGCGGATCCCATATTCTTATACAAAGAAGAAAGAAGAAGGCCGACACTCAGTATCACGAGGATTGAAAAACCACTGTAAGCTATAAACTCTGGGTTATATATATCCGGACTAACATCAAAAAGGTAAGCCTCAATGTATAAAACGATCAAAGAAAGTAACAGTAGGATGAGATGTGAAAGTAAAAAGCTAAAAAAGTATTCATTCCCCCTTATAGGAGTGGAGTTTAGCCTTTTAAAAACACCTTTTTCAACGTAATATGAAAAATCAAAAGGCATATTAAATACAGCTACAGTCAAAACAGACATCAAAATAATGGCAGGAAATAGAAAATCTCTGTATCTATACGGTTCTGATTGTTTTATACCTATAATCTCTTCATTAACCGTTAATTTTACTTCTTCCCCTCTTGTATACATCATTATATTCATTTCATTCAAAAATACTTCAAAAATGTCTTTTGCATACATAGAAGCACTATCGTTGGTATAATAAACTTTTATATCAGGAACCTCAATGGTTTCGATCAAAAATTTCAGATTCAGCAAATTAAAGTTTTCAGGGAATACTACAAAAACATTTATCTCGGAATCTTTTAAGTTCTGAAGTCCTTTTTCGAAAGAATCATACTCCTCTACTTTAAAAGGGATATGATTTGATTCAGACGGAGAAAAGACATCATCGAATGTAGTTTTTATTACTCCCTGTAAAGGCTCTTCGTAATATATTCCAACCTTCAAATCTAAATTTTCTGAGGTGCCAATATTTTCAAAGATACTCACGAATAAAATGAAAAATAACGTGGGAAATATTATAGTCCAAAAGGGAACAGCAAATTCTCTTGAAGAATCAATAAAAAATGTCTTTGTGAGATTTATAATTTTTTTCATAATATCTCACCTAATCCCTTAAGCTTTTTCCGGTTAAATGGAGAAAAACGTCCTCTAAGTTAGGCTTTCTAATAACAATATTCGATATATCAAATTTCTTTATTTTTGCATCCTCAAATATTCTTACAAGAGTACTCTCTACATCTTTTGTTTCTATGGTATAAAAATTTTCGTTTTTGGTGACTTGAAAATTTGAATCTTTGAAAAGTTCTTCTTTTATCTCATCAAAGTTCCCGTTAGAATTAATTTCAAAGGTGATTATGGAGTCCATTTTCAATGAATGTATTAGCTCTTTAAGTGTTCCATGGGCTATTACCCGACCTTGATCAAAAATGTAGATTCTATCAGCCAAAAATTCAGCTTCTTCCATATAATGGGTAGTTAGTATTATGGTCTTGCCTAAATTTCTTAAGTCCGATATTTTTTCCCATGTACTTCTTCTTGCTTGAGGATCTAACCCTGTAGTTGGCTCATCAAGAAACAACAACACAGGATCATTAATTACCGCTGTAGCTAACGCTAATCTTTGTAATTGTCCACCTGAAAGTTTTGATACTTTACTATTCTTTTTTTCTTCAAGATTAAACTCCTTCAAAATCTTATTTACATCAAGACGATTTTTGTATAACCCCGAGAATGCCTTAAGGGTTTCCAAAACCTTTAAATTTGGGAAAAAATTAGTATCTTGTAATTGAATGCCTATTCTTTCTTTAATATTAGAATCTACGTTTTCTATCTTTTTTCCAAAATAGTAAATTTCTCCCGCGTCTTTTTTTCTCAATCCTTCGATTATTTCAAGTGTTGTTGTTTTCCCAGCACCGTTTGGACCTAAAATAGCAACGATCTCGCCTTTTTTTACATCAAAAGAAACACCGTCAACCGCTTTTATACTCTTATAATACTTCTTCAAATTCTTCACTTCAATAATACTCTCCATCACAAACATCCCCCCTGTAAGGTTTAAAACCTAAGCCTCTTCTAAAACGTTTCTAAGCCATTTTTTACTTCTATATCTGAAAAAAAGAATTATTGATTTTATAATCTCTTCCATCATCGTTAAAAAATAAACGGTAGGAAAACTTAAATTTAATAACAATCCTCCAATCGCAGCTAGAGGAACACCTATACACCATAACGTAGAGGCTTCAACCAAAAAAGAGAATCTTGTGTCTCCTCCGGCTCTTAAAAATCCGACAACGTTCATACCGTTGAAGATCTTTACCGGTAGAAACCCCATTGAAATAATTATTGTGACTTTTACCATATTTTTAACTTCGTCTGAAACATCGAATACATCAACTACTAAAAATGTAGTTACTATCCCTACAATAGCTGCTATTACACTTATTAACTCCGCCAATTTTAAGGCTTTTTTGGAGGTTTCAAAGGCTTCTTCAAATTTAGATACTCCCAATATATTTCCAATAATTACTGATGCAGCGTTAGCTATAGAAAAAGTCACAGAAACCGCAAACCCTTCTATAGTTGACATAACTCTTTGAGCAGCTATGACATCTGTTCCCATATGAGCATAAACAACAGAATACATAGTGAATCCCAATGACCAGGCAAATTCATTTGCCAAAGTAGGTAAGGCGTAATGAAAGAAGTTTTTCATAAATTTTGAATTCAATTCAGCAACATGTTTAAAATAAGCCCTTCCTGGGAGCTTTCCAACGTAAACTATAAAAACTGTTGCAGTACATCCGATCGCTCTAGCAATCAAAGTTCCTATCGCAGCACCTTTTATACCTAAAACAGGGAAACCAAACTTACCAAAGATTAGCAAATAATTTAGCAAGATATTTGTAGATAATTCTATAATAGTTATTATCAAAGGCAGATGAGCTTTTCCTATGCTTCTCAGCATGAAAGAAAAGACCATTGTAATTGCAAACAAAGGGTAACTAAAAGCAATTACCTTTAAATAAGGTATTCCAGCTTTAATAACCTCAATATCTGGGCTAAAAAATCTCAAAACCAACTCTGGAGTAAAATAACTCAATAAAAAGAATGGAATAGAGAAGAGAAGGGAAGACAAGATAGTTAACGCGACAGAACGAGATAAACCATCTTCATCTTTTTTCCCCCAATACTGTGCAAAGAAAATGCCTCCTCCAGAGACTAGTCCAAACAATATTAAGTTGTACAAGAAGAAAAACTGATTTGAAAGTCCAACTGAAGCGATGGCGACCTCTCCCAAAAGACCGATCATTAAGGTATCAACAAAATTAACGCTTGTAAAGATAACTTGCTGAAGCGCTATTGGGAAAGCTATTCTGATTATTCTTTTGTAGATCTCCATAGAACCTCCCACAATGCATTTTGCAAAATAAAGAATATATACACAAAAGGAATTCTACCACAATAGTCATGGTTATTTTTCTAAAAAATCAAAAAATAATTGTTAAGAATCACTCGGAATAAAAACTGTGCTTCTACTAAAATAAAATTGGGCAACATCAAATACTAAAAGAAATAAGTCCGCTCAAAAAGAATTATCCCAGAGCAGACTTAGTATATAACATCTTTATCAGAAACTTTAAAATAATCTTTTTACCATAAATCTTTAGTACTAGTAGAAATAGCATGGATACCCTTTTTAAAAAGATCTAGAGTTTCGCTTTTTTTAGCTACCAATCCACCAGCTATCAAACATACTTTTGTTTCTATATTTTCTAAAAAATATGGTGCTGCTATCGCTGGTAATATTTCAAAGGCATCAGGTTGAGAAGTTTTTTCCAAAAAATTTACAACAGATTTTAAAGAACCAGAATCTAACAAAAACACTCTTTGAACTGCCATTAAATTTTCTTGCATTGCTGTTTTTATAGCGTTATTTTTTGTGGATATTATTCCATCACATAACTGTTTACGAGCTAAATATTCGATACCTTTTTTATCAGAAGCGATGCCTTCTAATAAATCGATATTGATAAATAACTTTTTATTAAATTGTTTTACAATAGGCATAACATCTTCTAAAATCAATATGGATCCCGTAAGCAAAAAAATGATAGGGGATTCAGTTTTTAAGGCATCATCTAAGTCATTT is from Petrotoga mexicana DSM 14811 and encodes:
- a CDS encoding ABC transporter permease — protein: MKKIINLTKTFFIDSSREFAVPFWTIIFPTLFFILFVSIFENIGTSENLDLKVGIYYEEPLQGVIKTTFDDVFSPSESNHIPFKVEEYDSFEKGLQNLKDSEINVFVVFPENFNLLNLKFLIETIEVPDIKVYYTNDSASMYAKDIFEVFLNEMNIMMYTRGEEVKLTVNEEIIGIKQSEPYRYRDFLFPAIILMSVLTVAVFNMPFDFSYYVEKGVFKRLNSTPIRGNEYFFSFLLSHLILLLLSLIVLYIEAYLFDVSPDIYNPEFIAYSGFSILVILSVGLLLSSLYKNMGSAEAISQVIYQATIFLSGFYFEVTNTPWFIRWYVYFNPVTYLVDGMRKLMTGNVLVPVNIIVPVIWMVASISIFSMSYKGMVYCEK
- a CDS encoding ABC transporter ATP-binding protein gives rise to the protein MESIIEVKNLKKYYKSIKAVDGVSFDVKKGEIVAILGPNGAGKTTTLEIIEGLRKKDAGEIYYFGKKIENVDSNIKERIGIQLQDTNFFPNLKVLETLKAFSGLYKNRLDVNKILKEFNLEEKKNSKVSKLSGGQLQRLALATAVINDPVLLFLDEPTTGLDPQARRSTWEKISDLRNLGKTIILTTHYMEEAEFLADRIYIFDQGRVIAHGTLKELIHSLKMDSIITFEINSNGNFDEIKEELFKDSNFQVTKNENFYTIETKDVESTLVRIFEDAKIKKFDISNIVIRKPNLEDVFLHLTGKSLRD
- a CDS encoding MATE family efflux transporter, which codes for MEIYKRIIRIAFPIALQQVIFTSVNFVDTLMIGLLGEVAIASVGLSNQFFFLYNLILFGLVSGGGIFFAQYWGKKDEDGLSRSVALTILSSLLFSIPFFLLSYFTPELVLRFFSPDIEVIKAGIPYLKVIAFSYPLFAITMVFSFMLRSIGKAHLPLIITIIELSTNILLNYLLIFGKFGFPVLGIKGAAIGTLIARAIGCTATVFIVYVGKLPGRAYFKHVAELNSKFMKNFFHYALPTLANEFAWSLGFTMYSVVYAHMGTDVIAAQRVMSTIEGFAVSVTFSIANAASVIIGNILGVSKFEEAFETSKKALKLAELISVIAAIVGIVTTFLVVDVFDVSDEVKNMVKVTIIISMGFLPVKIFNGMNVVGFLRAGGDTRFSFLVEASTLWCIGVPLAAIGGLLLNLSFPTVYFLTMMEEIIKSIILFFRYRSKKWLRNVLEEA
- a CDS encoding glycerol-3-phosphate responsive antiterminator, which encodes MKGLCNLIKKNTIIPAIRDLNDLDDALKTESPIIFLLTGSILILEDVMPIVKQFNKKLFINIDLLEGIASDKKGIEYLARKQLCDGIISTKNNAIKTAMQENLMAVQRVFLLDSGSLKSVVNFLEKTSQPDAFEILPAIAAPYFLENIETKVCLIAGGLVAKKSETLDLFKKGIHAISTSTKDLW